In Paroedura picta isolate Pp20150507F chromosome 6, Ppicta_v3.0, whole genome shotgun sequence, one genomic interval encodes:
- the ILDR1 gene encoding immunoglobulin-like domain-containing receptor 1 yields the protein MACNWQWEQQVLLLGLTWLSTGCFSLLVTVQDTERYTTLFASVTLRCDYSTSAQLQDVVVTWRFKSFCKDPIFDYYSVAYQAGLAIGQDPSNDCNDNQREVRIVAQRRGQNEPILGVDYRQRKITIQNRADLVINEVMWWDNGVYYCTVEAPGDTSGDPDKEVKLIVLHWLTVILIILGGLLLLLLIAVCWCQCCPQHCCCHVRCPCCPDRCCCNEEVLERHRFMKQARQLLPWMKHHSQSSSYQLNPLLQRDVSLQSSRPAVPSLDQVPVNNKVLDLLESEIKNLSLSQPLLPAHRVGGSQNPSILSSLGSEIVERRVIHLPPIVERIPSSQRTQASRPQQSVRTPRPQSYASEEERDQRRWRRRSLDNVSQYSYDQESWDRQRDDRSEHRRNGSHHDRPQNSRPNTSSLLYGRSNLDTYPADARREYSGRQYPDRKYERSGRRAYQHLSRRDSDSDHRGHRHRSYSPPSRWDSWSSVDNYERFQDNSRRHRQHRSPDWPEDKPPSYRSVEIAPSRSSKSRYLTEQQSEKGSSRSGKSIVI from the exons ATGGCCTGCAACTGGCAATGGGAACAACAGGTGCTGCTTCTCGGCCTTACCTGGCTCTCCACAG GCTGTTTCTCTCTTTTGGTGACTGTGCAGGATACCGAGCGTTATACAACTTTATTTGCTTCTGTGACTCTCAGGTGTGACTACAGCACGTCTGCCCAGCTACAGGATGTGGTAGTTACCTGGCGCTTTAAGTCCTTTTGCAAGGATCCCATCTTTGATTACTATTCTGTGG CCTATCAAGCTGGCTTAGCTATTGGCCAGGATCCTTCCAATGACTGCAATGACAATCAACGGGAAGTGCGCATCGTAGCTCAGAGAAGAGGTCAGAATGAACCTATTCTGGGTGTTGATTACCGACAGCGGAAGATCACAATTCAAAACC GTGCAGATCTTGTGATCAACGAGGTGATGTGGTGGGACAATGGAGTCTATTACTGTACAGTTGAGGCTCCAGGAGACACAAGTGGTGACCCAGATAAAGAAGTGAAGCTCATTGTTTTGC ATTGGCTGACTGTGATATTAATCATCCTGGGTGGCCTTCTTCTCCTACTACTGATTGCTGTGTGCTGGTGCCAGTGCTGCCCTCAGCATTGCTGTTGCCACGTCCGCTGTCCCTGCTGTCCAGACCGCTGCTGTTGTAATGAAGAAG TACTGGAACGACACCGCTTCATGAAACAGGCTCGGCAGCTTCTACCATGGATGAAGCATCACTCTCAGTCATCTTCGTATCAACTCAACCCACTCTTGCAGCGAG ATGTGTCTTTGCAGAGCAGTCGGCCAGCAGTGCCTTCCCTTGACCAAGTGCCCGTTAACAACAaagtcttggatctccttgagtCAGAGATCAAGAACCTCAGCCTATCCCAGCCCCTGCTGCCTGCTCATCGTGTTGGGGGCAGTCAGAACCCCAGTATCCTGTCTTCTCTGGGCTCAGAGATTGTGGAACGCAGGGTTATCCACCTACCTCCCATTGTTGAGCGCATCCCATCGTCTCAGAGAACTCAAGCCTCACGTCCACAGCAGTCTGTACGGACTCCTAGGCCTCAGAGCTATGCAAGTGAAGAAGAGAGGGATCAGAGGAGATGGAGGCGTCGTTCTTTGGATAATGTTTCACAGTACAGCTATGATCAGGAGTCTTGGGATAGACAGCGAGATGATAGAAGTGAACACCGAAGAAATGGGAGCCATCACGATAGACCCCAGAATTCCAGGCCAAATACGTCATCCTTATTGTATGGTAGAAGCAATCTTGATACCTATCCTGCAGATGCCAGAAGGGAGTACTCTGGCCGGCAGTACCCTGATCGAAAATATGAGCGTTCAGGGAGACGGGCCTATCAGCACCTCAGCAGGAGGGACAGTGACTCTGATCACCGGGGCCACCGGCATCGCAGCTACTCTCCGCCCTCCCGTTGGGATTCCTGGAGCTCAGTTGATAATTACGAGCGTTTCCAGGATAATAGCAGGAGGCATCGTCAGCACCGTTCTCCAGACTGGCCAGAAGACAAACCCCCTAGTTATCGTTCAGTAGAAATCGCTCCATCCAGAAGCAGCAAATCCAGATACCTTACAGAACAACAATCG gAAAAAGGCAGCTCTCGCAGTGGTAAGAGTATTGTCATTTAG